Proteins found in one Toxotes jaculatrix isolate fToxJac2 chromosome 18, fToxJac2.pri, whole genome shotgun sequence genomic segment:
- the LOC121198717 gene encoding noggin-like, with product MDQSQQCVAMYLLVLSLGLIVDRGICQHYYLLRPIPSDSLPLVELKEDPDPVFDPKEKDLNETELKSVLGDFDRRFLSVLSPLEDRYAGNDEIDDFEIQKPGGVLPKEIRAVDFDVQFGKKHKPSRKLKRRLQQWLWAYSFCPVVYTWTDLGNRFWPRFVRVGSCLSKRSCSVPEGMVCKPANSTHLTILRWRCVQRKGGLKCAWIPVQYPIITDCKCSCSS from the coding sequence ATGGATCAGTCTCAGCAGTGTGTAGCCATGTATCTCCTGGTGCTCTCTCTCGGACTTATAGTGGACAGGGGGATTTGTCAGCACTACTACCTTCTCCGCCCCATCCCGAGCGACAGCCTGCCGCTTGTGGAATTAAAAGAGGACCCAGATCCCGTCTTCGACCCCAAGGAGAAGGATCTTAACGAGACTGAGCTAAAGAGCGTCCTGGGAGACTTTGACAGACGGTTTTTGTCCGTTTTATCGCCCTTGGAGGACAGATACGCCGGGAACGATGAGATCGATGACTTTGAGATCCAGAAGCCCGGCGGAGTTCTGCCGAAGGAAATTAGAGCTGTGGATTTCGACGTCCAGTTCGGCAAGAAGCACAAGCCCAGTAGGAAACTGAAGCGGCGgctgcagcagtggctgtgGGCGTACTCATTCTGCCCGGTCGTGTACACCTGGACCGACCTGGGGAACAGGTTCTGGCCGCGGTTCGTGCGGGTGGGCAGTTGCCTCAGCAAAAGGTCGTGCTCGGTTCCGGAGGGGATGGTGTGTAAACCTGCGAACTCGACCCACCTGACGATACTGAGATGGAGATGCGTGCAGAGGAAAGGGGGGCTGAAATGCGCGTGGATACCGGTGCAGTACCCGATCATCACAGACTGCAAATGCTCCTGTTCCAGTTAA